The Streptomyces nitrosporeus genome includes a window with the following:
- a CDS encoding MFS transporter produces MPSPYRAVFDAPGTLAFSAAGFLGRMPLSMMGIGVVTMVSQITGRYGLAGALSATLAMAAAVMGPQVSRLVDRYGQRRVLRPVTLVAAAAVAGLLVCAQQGFPEWTLFVFAVGAGCVPSMGSMVRARWAAIYRGSSRDLHTAYSWESIVDEVCFIFGPIVSIGLSTAWFPEAGPLLAGVFLVIGVFWLTAQRATEPRPASPKDRTGGSALRSRGLQVLVSAFVATGAIFGAVDVVTVAFAEERGHKASASLVLAVYALGSCLAGAVFGLLHLKGSPSTRWLLGVCAMAVSMIPLQLAGSLPFLAVALFVAGLAIAPTMVTTMALVEQHVPRTQLTEGMTWTSTGLAVGVALGSSAAGWVVDASGARAGYVVPAVAGALAAAVALRGYRRLAEPAATGGRGEDDRDLRNDGEHVA; encoded by the coding sequence GTGCCCAGCCCTTATCGCGCCGTCTTCGACGCACCGGGAACCCTCGCCTTCTCCGCCGCCGGATTCCTCGGCCGCATGCCGCTGTCCATGATGGGGATCGGCGTGGTGACGATGGTGTCGCAGATCACCGGCCGTTACGGACTGGCAGGCGCCCTCTCCGCCACGCTCGCCATGGCGGCGGCGGTCATGGGCCCGCAGGTGTCGCGGCTGGTCGACCGCTACGGCCAGCGGCGGGTGCTGCGCCCGGTCACGCTGGTGGCCGCCGCCGCGGTCGCGGGACTGCTGGTCTGCGCACAGCAGGGGTTCCCCGAGTGGACCCTGTTCGTCTTCGCGGTGGGTGCCGGGTGCGTCCCGAGCATGGGCTCGATGGTCCGCGCCCGGTGGGCCGCGATCTACCGCGGGTCGTCCCGGGACCTGCACACCGCGTACTCGTGGGAGTCGATCGTCGACGAGGTGTGCTTCATCTTCGGCCCGATCGTCTCCATCGGGCTGTCCACCGCGTGGTTCCCGGAGGCCGGTCCGCTGCTCGCCGGGGTGTTCCTGGTCATCGGCGTGTTCTGGCTGACCGCCCAGCGGGCCACCGAGCCGCGGCCCGCTTCGCCCAAGGACCGCACGGGCGGTTCCGCCCTGCGCTCGCGGGGACTCCAGGTCCTGGTGTCCGCCTTCGTGGCCACCGGCGCGATCTTCGGCGCGGTGGACGTGGTGACGGTGGCCTTCGCCGAGGAGCGCGGCCACAAGGCCTCGGCCAGCCTCGTGCTGGCCGTCTACGCCCTGGGCTCCTGCCTGGCCGGAGCCGTCTTCGGACTGCTGCACCTGAAGGGCAGCCCCTCCACCAGGTGGCTGCTGGGGGTCTGCGCGATGGCCGTGAGTATGATCCCCCTCCAACTGGCCGGGAGCCTGCCGTTCCTGGCCGTGGCGCTCTTCGTCGCGGGTCTGGCCATCGCACCGACCATGGTCACCACCATGGCCCTCGTCGAGCAGCACGTGCCGCGCACCCAGCTGACCGAGGGCATGACCTGGACCAGCACCGGGCTTGCGGTCGGGGTGGCCCTCGGCTCCTCCGCCGCGGGCTGGGTGGTCGACGCCTCCGGTGCCCGGGCGGGGTACGTGGTGCCGGCGGTGGCGGGGGCGCTCGCGGCCGCGGTGGCGCTCCGGGGTTATCGCCGGCTCGCGGAGCCGGCAGCGACGGGAGGGCGCGGGGAAGATGACCGAGACCTACGCAACGACGGCGAGCACGTGGCGTAA
- a CDS encoding D-arabinono-1,4-lactone oxidase produces the protein MTETYATTASTWRNWAGNVTARPARAVTPASVEELAEVLRRASEDGLRVKPAGTGHSFTATAATDGVHIRPDLLTGIREVDRTAMTVTVEAGTPLKRLNTALAREGLSLTNMGDIMEQTVAGATSTGTHGTGRDSASLAAQIRALELVTADGTLLRCSPEEHPDVFAAARVGLGALGVITAITFAVEPVFLLTAREEPMTFDRVTADFGRLVAENEHFEFYWFPHTGNCNTKRNNRSAGLAAPPGRVSGWIEDELLSNGIFQAACSVGRAFPGAIPSIARVSSRALSARTYTDIPYKVFTSPRRVRFVEMEYALPREAAVPALRELRAMIDRSPLRVSFPVEVRTAPADDIALSTASGRDSAYIAVHMYRGTPYRAYFTAVERIMTGHGGRPHWGKIHTRDAAYLAEAYPRFGEFTAVRDRLDPDRLFGNDYLRRVLGD, from the coding sequence ATGACCGAGACCTACGCAACGACGGCGAGCACGTGGCGTAACTGGGCGGGCAACGTCACCGCCCGGCCGGCCCGGGCGGTGACCCCCGCCTCGGTGGAGGAACTGGCCGAGGTGCTCCGCAGGGCCTCCGAGGACGGACTGCGGGTCAAACCGGCCGGCACCGGGCACTCCTTCACCGCGACCGCCGCGACCGACGGCGTCCACATACGCCCGGACCTGCTCACCGGCATCCGGGAGGTGGACCGTACGGCGATGACGGTGACGGTCGAGGCCGGGACCCCGCTGAAGCGGCTCAACACCGCGCTCGCCCGGGAGGGGCTCTCCCTCACCAACATGGGCGACATCATGGAGCAGACGGTCGCCGGGGCCACCTCCACCGGCACCCACGGCACCGGCCGGGACTCGGCGTCCCTCGCGGCGCAGATCCGGGCGCTCGAACTGGTCACCGCCGACGGCACACTGCTGCGCTGCTCGCCCGAGGAGCACCCCGACGTGTTCGCCGCCGCCCGTGTCGGGCTCGGCGCGCTCGGCGTGATCACCGCGATCACCTTCGCCGTCGAACCGGTCTTCCTGCTGACGGCCCGTGAGGAGCCGATGACCTTCGACCGGGTCACGGCCGACTTCGGCCGGCTGGTCGCCGAGAACGAGCACTTCGAGTTCTACTGGTTCCCGCACACCGGCAACTGCAACACCAAGCGCAACAACCGCAGCGCCGGTCTCGCCGCGCCGCCCGGCAGGGTCAGCGGCTGGATCGAGGACGAGCTGCTCTCCAACGGGATCTTCCAGGCCGCCTGTTCGGTCGGCCGCGCGTTCCCCGGCGCCATCCCCTCGATCGCCCGGGTCTCCAGCCGCGCGCTCTCGGCGCGCACGTACACGGACATCCCGTACAAGGTCTTCACCAGCCCCCGGCGGGTGCGGTTCGTCGAGATGGAGTACGCCCTGCCGCGGGAGGCGGCCGTCCCGGCGCTGCGCGAGCTGAGGGCCATGATCGACCGTTCACCGCTGCGCGTCAGCTTCCCCGTGGAGGTCCGCACGGCGCCCGCGGACGACATCGCCCTCTCCACGGCCTCGGGCCGGGACAGCGCCTACATCGCGGTCCACATGTACCGGGGCACCCCGTACCGGGCGTACTTCACCGCGGTCGAGCGGATCATGACGGGGCACGGCGGCCGCCCGCACTGGGGGAAGATCCACACCCGGGACGCCGCGTACCTCGCCGAGGCATACCCGCGGTTCGGCGAGTTCACCGCCGTACGCGACCGGCTCGACCCGGACCGCCTCTTCGGCAACGACTACCTGCGGCGGGTCCTCGGCGACTGA
- the sepH gene encoding septation protein SepH, with protein sequence MPELRVVAVSNDGTRLVLKAADSTEYTLPIDERLRAAVRNDRARLGQIEIEVESHLRPRDIQARIRAGASAEEVAQFAGIPVDRVRRFEGPVLAERAFMAERARKTQVRRPGENTGPQLGEAVQERLLLRGADRDTVQWDSWRRDDGTWEVLLVYRVAGEPHSASWTYDPPRRLVQAVDDEARSLIGETDEVAAPEPSFPFVPRIARLPRDRPLDRALDRQIERPAPPAPEPEERVGGISAGERDSLTSLLEAVPSFRGDMVVPERPTQPEPPAIEPAVQEPEADESPAAASAGAGSAYADVLMPRAVAGHRDRLTGTTDRQAEADGVRPGRRAAVPSWDEIVFGTRRKKQD encoded by the coding sequence ATGCCCGAACTGCGTGTCGTGGCCGTCTCGAACGACGGCACACGACTGGTGCTCAAGGCTGCCGACAGCACGGAGTACACGCTCCCGATCGACGAGCGGTTGCGTGCCGCCGTGCGCAACGACCGCGCCCGGCTCGGCCAGATCGAGATCGAGGTGGAGAGCCACCTCCGCCCCCGTGACATCCAGGCGCGGATACGAGCAGGCGCCTCCGCCGAGGAGGTCGCCCAGTTCGCCGGTATCCCGGTGGACCGGGTGCGCCGCTTCGAGGGCCCCGTCCTCGCGGAACGCGCCTTCATGGCCGAGCGGGCCCGTAAGACGCAGGTGCGGCGTCCCGGTGAGAACACCGGTCCGCAGCTGGGCGAGGCGGTCCAGGAGCGGCTGCTGCTGCGCGGCGCCGACCGGGACACCGTCCAGTGGGACTCGTGGCGCCGGGACGACGGCACCTGGGAAGTCCTGCTGGTCTACCGTGTCGCCGGCGAGCCCCACTCCGCGAGCTGGACCTACGACCCGCCGCGCAGGCTGGTGCAGGCCGTCGACGACGAGGCCCGTTCGCTGATCGGGGAGACCGACGAGGTCGCCGCGCCCGAGCCCAGTTTCCCCTTCGTGCCACGGATCGCGCGGCTGCCGCGCGACCGCCCGCTGGACCGGGCCCTGGACCGGCAGATCGAGCGGCCGGCCCCGCCCGCCCCGGAGCCGGAGGAACGCGTCGGCGGGATCTCGGCGGGCGAACGCGATTCGCTGACCAGCCTGCTGGAGGCGGTGCCCAGCTTCCGGGGCGACATGGTGGTGCCGGAGCGGCCGACGCAGCCGGAACCCCCGGCGATCGAACCGGCGGTCCAGGAGCCGGAGGCCGACGAGTCCCCGGCGGCGGCGTCCGCCGGCGCGGGTTCGGCGTACGCGGACGTGCTGATGCCGCGCGCGGTGGCCGGCCACCGGGACCGGCTGACCGGTACGACGGACCGGCAGGCCGAGGCGGACGGTGTCCGTCCGGGGCGCCGGGCCGCGGTGCCCAGCTGGGACGAGATCGTCTTCGGCACCCGCCGCAAGAAGCAGGACTGA
- a CDS encoding sulfurtransferase: MKPIITASECMSEFTGPRPPVFLDVRYEMGGPHGRIGYDTGHIPGAVFVDLEAELAGPAGSGGRHPLPDLTTFGAAMRRAGVRRDTPVVVYDGGQGWAAARAWWLLRWTGHPDVRVLDGGLPAWTGELSTKDPEPGEGDFRPEPGALPLLDADAAAALAASGLLLDARAAERYRGEVEPIDPVAGHIPGAVSAPTAGNVAEDGRFLPAGQLAARFAALGAAPGTEIGVYCGSGVSAAQEILALEIAGHRAALYVGSWSEWTFDGTRPVATGPR, translated from the coding sequence ATGAAGCCCATCATCACCGCATCCGAATGCATGAGCGAATTCACGGGACCGCGTCCGCCGGTGTTCCTGGACGTGCGTTACGAAATGGGCGGCCCCCACGGCCGCATCGGCTACGACACCGGCCACATCCCGGGTGCGGTGTTCGTCGATCTCGAGGCCGAACTGGCCGGGCCGGCCGGAAGCGGCGGACGCCACCCCCTGCCGGACCTGACGACCTTCGGCGCCGCCATGCGGCGCGCCGGGGTCCGCCGGGACACCCCGGTGGTGGTCTACGACGGCGGGCAGGGCTGGGCGGCGGCCCGGGCCTGGTGGCTGCTGCGCTGGACCGGCCACCCCGACGTCCGGGTGCTGGACGGCGGACTCCCCGCGTGGACCGGTGAGCTCTCCACGAAGGACCCGGAGCCCGGCGAAGGCGACTTCCGGCCCGAGCCGGGCGCGCTGCCCCTGCTGGACGCGGACGCCGCCGCCGCGCTCGCCGCCTCCGGGCTGCTGCTCGACGCCAGGGCGGCGGAGCGCTACCGGGGCGAGGTCGAACCCATCGACCCGGTCGCCGGGCACATCCCCGGCGCGGTCTCCGCCCCGACCGCCGGGAACGTCGCCGAGGACGGACGCTTCCTGCCCGCCGGGCAGCTCGCCGCCCGCTTCGCGGCCCTGGGCGCCGCCCCCGGTACCGAGATCGGCGTCTACTGCGGCTCCGGTGTCTCGGCCGCCCAGGAGATCCTGGCCCTGGAGATCGCGGGGCACCGGGCCGCCCTCTACGTGGGCTCCTGGTCCGAATGGACCTTCGACGGCACCCGCCCCGTCGCCACCGGCCCCCGGTGA
- a CDS encoding VOC family protein, with protein sequence MTEAAALHTPGAPCWVSLIVHRLSATEDFYGRLFGWEFRPGPEELGPYVRALLHGKEVAGIGQLPPNRHLPIAWTTYLASKDADVTAEAIRSCGGTVAVGPLDAGQAGRLVIASDPCGAVFGVWQAREHLGTTLAGEPGTPVWNELLTRETSSVAKFYQAVFGFGTDAVVSADFDYQTLRLEGRAVAALHGVGHALPRDRGPHWMTYFEVADTDEAAARVAELGGQVLRPPREASGKRVATVADPEGAVFTVQQSSR encoded by the coding sequence ATGACCGAGGCTGCCGCACTCCACACACCAGGAGCCCCGTGCTGGGTGAGTCTGATCGTGCACCGGCTCAGCGCGACCGAGGATTTCTACGGCCGCTTGTTCGGCTGGGAGTTCAGACCCGGTCCCGAGGAACTGGGGCCCTATGTGCGGGCCTTGCTGCACGGCAAGGAGGTCGCGGGTATCGGGCAGCTGCCCCCGAACCGGCATCTCCCGATCGCCTGGACGACCTATCTCGCGTCGAAGGACGCGGACGTGACAGCCGAGGCCATCCGTTCCTGCGGGGGGACGGTGGCCGTCGGCCCGCTCGACGCCGGGCAGGCCGGCCGCCTGGTGATCGCGTCCGACCCGTGCGGGGCGGTCTTCGGTGTCTGGCAGGCCCGTGAGCACCTGGGTACGACCCTGGCCGGCGAGCCGGGCACCCCGGTCTGGAACGAGCTGCTGACCCGGGAGACCTCGTCGGTCGCCAAGTTCTACCAGGCGGTGTTCGGCTTCGGGACGGACGCGGTCGTCTCGGCCGACTTCGACTACCAGACCCTGCGGCTGGAGGGCCGGGCGGTGGCGGCCCTGCACGGGGTGGGCCACGCGCTGCCCCGTGACCGCGGACCGCACTGGATGACCTACTTCGAGGTGGCCGACACCGACGAGGCGGCCGCGCGCGTGGCGGAACTCGGAGGGCAGGTGCTCCGCCCTCCGCGGGAGGCGTCCGGCAAGCGGGTGGCCACCGTCGCCGACCCGGAGGGCGCGGTGTTCACCGTCCAGCAGTCGTCGCGCTGA
- a CDS encoding thymidine kinase — protein MPELVFFSGTMDCGKSTLALQIGHNRSARGLRGVIFTRDDRAGEGKLSSRLGLVTEAVEASEGMDLYAYLVDQFSKGGKADYVIVDEAQFLAPEQIDQLARVVDDLGLDVFAFGITTDFRTRLFPGSQRLIELADRIEQLQVEALCWCGARATHNARTVDGEMVVAGAQIVVGDVNRPAAETGYEVLCRRHHLRRTTAASARAGALSPDVLPVTAP, from the coding sequence ATGCCCGAGCTCGTGTTCTTCTCCGGGACGATGGACTGCGGAAAGAGCACCCTGGCACTCCAGATCGGGCACAACCGCTCGGCCCGGGGGCTCCGTGGTGTGATCTTCACCCGTGACGACCGGGCGGGGGAGGGGAAGCTCTCCTCGCGGCTGGGACTGGTGACGGAGGCGGTGGAGGCGAGCGAAGGCATGGATCTGTACGCCTACCTGGTCGACCAGTTCTCCAAGGGCGGCAAGGCGGACTACGTCATCGTGGACGAGGCCCAGTTCCTCGCCCCCGAGCAGATCGACCAGCTCGCCAGGGTCGTGGACGACCTCGGACTGGACGTCTTCGCCTTCGGCATCACCACCGACTTCCGCACCAGGCTCTTCCCGGGCTCCCAGCGGCTGATCGAACTGGCGGACCGGATAGAGCAGCTCCAGGTCGAGGCGCTGTGCTGGTGCGGCGCCCGCGCCACCCACAACGCCCGTACGGTGGACGGGGAGATGGTCGTGGCGGGCGCCCAGATCGTCGTGGGGGACGTGAACCGCCCGGCGGCGGAGACCGGTTACGAGGTCCTGTGCCGCCGCCACCACCTCCGCCGGACGACCGCGGCCTCCGCCCGCGCCGGAGCGCTCTCCCCGGACGTCCTGCCGGTCACCGCCCCCTGA
- a CDS encoding alkaline phosphatase family protein, whose protein sequence is MAQPAWQDPVLLAPDTAPVPEYGGGALADLLPTLVAGQGVPGFEAVIPELTPADRNCVFLIDGLGWEQIRSHPDEAPFLHSLLPTSRGGTGRPLTAGFPSTTATSLASVGTGLPPGAHGLPGYTVRDPDAGALMNQLRWKPWTEPRVWQPYPTVFEQAHAAGVRTAQVSAPAFEHTPLTRIALSGGSFLGRLSGEERMDLAAERLAAGDRSLVYTYYSEVDGAGHRFGTDSDAWRGRLMYADGLARRLAEQLPPRTALYITADHGMVDIPFDERSRIDFDEDWELGAGVALLGGEGRARHVYAVPGAGADVLAVWREVLGEQFWVASREEAVAAGWFGPRVDERVYGRIGDVVAAAHDDVVITASVNEPHESAMAGMHGSLTPAELLVPLLEVRT, encoded by the coding sequence ATGGCCCAGCCGGCCTGGCAGGACCCCGTCCTGCTCGCACCCGACACCGCCCCCGTGCCCGAATACGGCGGCGGCGCGCTCGCCGACCTGCTGCCGACGCTCGTCGCCGGCCAGGGCGTACCGGGTTTCGAGGCGGTGATCCCCGAGCTCACCCCCGCCGACCGGAACTGCGTCTTCCTCATCGACGGCCTCGGCTGGGAGCAGATCCGGTCGCACCCGGACGAGGCGCCCTTCCTGCACTCGCTGCTGCCCACCTCGCGCGGCGGCACCGGCCGCCCCCTGACGGCGGGGTTCCCCTCCACCACGGCGACCTCGCTCGCCTCGGTGGGCACGGGGCTGCCCCCCGGCGCGCACGGCCTGCCCGGTTACACGGTCCGCGACCCGGACGCCGGCGCGCTGATGAACCAGCTGCGCTGGAAGCCGTGGACCGAGCCCAGGGTCTGGCAGCCGTACCCGACGGTCTTCGAGCAGGCCCACGCCGCGGGCGTGCGCACGGCCCAGGTATCCGCACCCGCGTTCGAGCACACCCCGCTCACCAGGATCGCCCTCAGCGGAGGGTCCTTCCTCGGCAGGCTCTCCGGCGAGGAGCGGATGGACCTCGCCGCCGAGCGGCTCGCCGCGGGCGACCGGTCCCTCGTCTACACGTACTACAGCGAGGTCGACGGTGCCGGCCACCGCTTCGGTACCGACTCCGACGCCTGGCGGGGCCGGCTGATGTACGCGGACGGGCTCGCCCGCCGCCTGGCTGAGCAGCTCCCGCCCCGCACCGCGCTGTACATCACCGCCGACCACGGGATGGTCGACATCCCCTTCGACGAGCGGTCCCGGATCGACTTCGACGAGGACTGGGAGCTCGGTGCCGGTGTCGCCCTGCTCGGCGGCGAGGGCCGGGCCCGCCATGTGTACGCCGTCCCCGGGGCCGGGGCCGATGTGCTGGCCGTCTGGCGGGAGGTGCTCGGCGAGCAGTTCTGGGTGGCGAGCCGCGAGGAGGCCGTGGCCGCGGGCTGGTTCGGGCCGCGGGTCGACGAGCGGGTTTACGGCAGGATCGGCGACGTGGTGGCGGCCGCCCACGACGACGTGGTGATCACCGCGTCGGTCAACGAGCCCCACGAGTCGGCGATGGCCGGCATGCACGGCTCGCTGACCCCGGCGGAACTCCTCGTCCCGCTCCTCGAAGTCCGTACCTGA